The segment CCACACTGTGTTTCACGCTCCAATTTCCCCTCCTGTCTAATTCCATTTACTGCCTTTTTGCTGTCTCCACCTCCCATCCCGTCTTCATCCGTCCCTCCTCcgtctgcctatcacccctcctcaccagggtccacctaccacctcccagcctCGGTTGCTAGTCCCaatctcccctcttccatccatCTATCTGCACCCACCTTCGTCCTCttgcccctccccctcacctggttacCTCCCCTCTACCTTTCGGTCCAGGTGAAGGGTCCTTTCCTCAggcgctgcccgacccactgagctcctctgctattttgtttgctgccagttCCACTCCTGTCCCTGTGTCGCCCGTTCTTGGGGAGGGCATTGGGAGAACCGAGAGAGTGCAGTTCAGTTCGGGAGtctttggggagggtgcaggacactgcctggattagagggtgcgAGGGGagattaagattcaagattctgtATTGCGCGTTCATTGCGTTAAGAACCGGCACAGCTGGGAGTTTGCTGGGGGACCCACCGGCGTCAACACAGTGTTCCCGCAATGCTCAGCAGAGGTTGGGAATGCTAGGTGCTGTTTCCCTTGGAGGTTTGGAGGCTGAAGGGGAGACCTCGGAGGGAAGGAGCTGATAAAACTCTGAGAGATTGTgttagaggacacagacagaatccTTTCCTCAGGATAGAAATGTTAAGCACAACAGAACATCTATTCAAGATCAGAGGGAGAAGGTTTAAAGGAGGTGTGTGGGCAGAGTGCAGTGGGCTCTGGGAATGAACCACCAGGAATGCAGGCAATAGTACCTCTTGCGCGGATGTTAGATACACCCAAGAATGGAGGAATGTGGGTCTTGTGCAGGCAGGAGATATTTAGTTTGATTTGGCACGGCTCTCtcgagaagacaaatatcagatgTGTATTGCACGTGCATACTTGgacaataaaattaacctttgacCTGTTTTGGCATCGTGTCCAACAGAGACGTTGAGCCGAAAAACCTGTTCTTGTGCTATACCATCCTATGTTCCAATGCCAGGACTCGAGGACTTGAGTTACtgggaaaggttgagtaggttagggctttattcccctggagtgtaggagaatgaggggggacgtgacagaggtgtacaaaagcATGAGggaagagataaattttttatgctttttccaatgaggttggctgagacttgaacgagaggtcatgggttaagggtgaaagctgaaatttTTGAGggggaatgtcttcactcagagggtgatttgAGTGTGGAGTTCAATTTGGGTCCGAACCACcatcccaccatgactgatttcttatccctctcatcccattctccttccttcttcccgtaacctttgacgccctgactaatcaagaacccatcaacctctgctttaagtgcaCCCAATGACATCCTCCACAGCTGCGTGACGGACATGGATTATGACACTCAAGAGAAGTTCGAATAGTTGGGAGGGTATGAAGGACATTGGTTCGTGTGTGACTCTATGGGACCaggcagttcagcacagactagatgggctgaagggtttgttatGGAGCTGGAGTGTGCTGACCAGTGATGCAAAATGGGACTTGGGTTCATCGTCTTGAGATTGGACCATCCAGCTCAGACTGGCAATTGCTGTGCGACGAAACAGCTGGACGCGGTCCTCAACGCTACGAGGCTGGGAGAGGGAAACGTgagtgggggtggtggggcgatGCGTCGCGGCGACTAAGCGCCAGGCCTGAGTGAGATTTCAGTGACATATCCAGCGCAGGGAGTTAGATGGAGGAGGGCCAGCTGGACTGACAGAACGCTGGCCACACAGTGGGAGAGAGGCAGGAAAAGAGGacaaggggagagaggagactcCCCCCCACTCCCCGCCAACCCCAGCTAGAAAACAAACAGAAAAATACATAACTGAGTAGAAGCGAGAGCTGATCGAGTGATCAAATGCAAAACAGACCAGAAAGATCCCGAGTTTAAAGCTGTGTGGAGCTCAGAGCTGGGACAGTACAGACCAACGGAGAGGGAGGAAGCGCTGGCTTTGTATATGGGTTCCTGGATTAGAACTCCAGAGCCACTGACCTGATAGTTCAAATCCTTTATGGTCCAGAGTTAACAATCTGATAGTTCAATATCCCTTCATGTTGACTTGGTAATTATAACCTGATTAATTAAATAAAAGCTTATTATCAGTACTGATGATCTCACCTTCGTTAGAAGACCCATCTGTCAGAGAGGGAAGGAAACTGACAAACTGGCCAATGTACAATTCAAGACGAGGAATGTTTCGACAAGCAATAAATGGAGGCAAGCCACCCAGTTAGCAATAAATAGTGGcccttcccacattcagtcagtgaataaataaaatagaGACATCCACGGTACATTTGAGGCCACGTGGCCCGTCATATCCATCCTATCCCACACGAGATACTAAAATCAATCCCATTTTGGTCTATTGTCCTGTTGGCTCTGGCACCCTAAGAGTCCAATGAGCCCCAATGCctaaaatcctggaggaactcagcaggccaggcagcatctatggagaagagtaaacagtcaacatctcagcccaaaacgccaactgtttactcttttccgtagatgctgcctggactgctgagttcctccagcattttgtgtgtgttgcttggacttccagcatctgcagattctctcttgtttgtccCTGATACCTAATGCCAGTCTGGGGCCGGGAGTGGGTGGGGATCGGCCTACAACCTTACCCTTGGGATTGACATTGAACAAGGGTGGGAGGTAGAATGACCCCACTCTGTAACAATATCAGTTTTCACCCCAGGGTGTACATGTGGTCAAGGTCACTGGTAGTCCCAGTCCCTATTATGTCCTCCCCTCAGCTGGGAGTCAGTGATACCTGTGGGGGAGGTTCCTTCCAAACCCCGTTCTTGCTCAGAGCTGGCTTCACCTGCAAGGGAAGTGGATGGATATTGTAGGATTTTCTCTTTCCCACTCTAATACATCTGTCAAGCCATGCCAAGCAGGGTAACAGATACAGTATGCAAGGAGAAAGCATCCCAATCTGGAATGCTACCGGACAGTTCATCATGATGACTGACCTGAGTTCAGGAATGTGGTGCCCACAGGGCACAGGCCACCTCTCTCCTCGAGGGGTCTCTGCTGTTGCCTCAGGGGCCTACACCTTTGGAGATGATGGGGGGCCTTAGGGGTGGGGCTTGACTGATCTGCAAGTGATGATTGAGCACCCAGGAGCCCTGCAGTCGTCCAATTGGTGCAGAGGGGCTCTGCTTTGCCAAGGTAGGTGGCCAATAGCAGGAGATGGTCAGAGGTCAGGTGAGGGTCACCCACGGGTGAAAATATGGCCGCCAGTGAAAGTGAACACACTTGACAGAATAGGGACCGCACGGGTGGCTGGTTCAAACACTTTACAGGTGCCAAGGTGAATTAAATAAGTTTCTTCTTAATGTTAACGCACATGTTATAAAAATACATTTATAAATGTAGTCTCACAATCTTTTGCTTTCATACACTCAAAGTTTTCATCTGTATGCAgtcctccctcaataccaccagCTCGATGTTTAAGTACTGGGATTTTTTAGAGGCTAGCGGTGTGTCTAGGGTGACCGACCGGGCGATGTCGGTTGACTTGGAGCTGGTGAAGAACTTGAGGAGTGGAGCCAGCCCCCTGGTCACATCGTTGCGGGCACCCTCGTTCACCAGGCAGTAGAGGATGGGGTCGGCCACGCAGTTGAGGCTGGTGAGGGCCAGCGAGACATGGTAGGCCATGAAGATGTTCTCCTCGAAGCTGCAGCCCTGCGGACTGCTTAAGTACATCATGCTACGCAGCAGTAAGATGAGGTGGTAGGGGGCGAAGCAAAGGAGGAGGATGACGATGAGGCTGAGGGCCAGCCTCTTGATCTTcaccttctcccccttctccgtGGACAAGTTCCCCTTAATGGCCTTGAGGATGCCCTGGTAGGAGAAGAGCATGAGCACCCACGGGAAGAGGAATCCGATGAAGACCCTGTACAGGTTCATCTGGGCCACCCACTTCTCCATGGGGTACTTCTCGAAGCAGAAGGTGTGGTTGAAGCGGTCCTCGAAGAGTTCGTTGTGGAAGAGCGGCGCGGAGTTGGCGCCGATCTCGATGGTCCACACCACCACGCTGGTGACCACCGCCGTCTTCACCCTGCGGATCTTGGCGAACCTCAGCGGGTGAGCCACGGCCAGGTAGCGGTCGACGGAGATGCAGCTGAGGAAGGCGATGCTGATGTAAATGTTGGTGTAGAGGATGAAGCCGAAGAGCTTGCAGGACTCCTGCCCCAGGATCCAGTTGTCCTGGTGCAAGAAATAATTTATCCAAGGGGGAAGGGtggcaatgtagaggaggtcggAGATGGACAGGTTGAGAAGGTAGACTCCCAGTTCGTTCTTCTGCTTAATCTGGAGGTACGCGGCCCACAGTGCCAGGCAGTTCGTTGGAAGGCCAATGACGATGACAAAGATATACAGCGTGGGCGGAAAGAGGCTATCAAGCCTGGAGTCCACCTGGCAGCTGTCTTCACTAATATTACCCATTTTACCTGCTCTGCTCAATCGCCCCAATTTCTGAGTCTCCCAAGAGAGAGAAGCCCATCGCCCGGAGCTCGTGAGCAGTCAGGAGCTGGCACTGGTGAGCAGAGAGCTCAGCCAGATATTCCATTGAACATTGAACTCGTAGTTTCTCACTGCACCCACAGCCGACTCCCTCTCTGATGCGTCGTCTTCCTGGTCTCTGGCAGGTTGGTTGGCGGGGCACCTGCGTTCCGCCGGCCGGTcacttggacttggacttggtCACCCCTGGGAAAACAAAAGAGCATTTCTTACTTTTTTTTTTGTACCACGTGGATTCAAGGCTGGTCGGTCTCTTCCCGCCCATCCTGTACGCTTCACCTGCCAGCCGGTTGGCCTCATCTATCGTATCTCTGGTGCTCCCGGGTACACCTTcttccacattggtgagacccgatgtggaCTGGGAGAACCGCTTTGGGGAGCACCATCACTCCGTCCATGGCAAacgatttcctggtggccacgaacttcccattcccattctggtaagCTAGTCCATGGCCATCTCTactgccacactcaggttgaagaagcaacaccttatattccactttAGTAAACTCCaatctgatgtcatgaacatcgatttctttaacttctagtaatctctctccccttcccattctctcttcttccatttcccattctggttcctctctcaccctttctctttgcctcacctgcctatcatctccctctggttcccctccttttTCCCTTTTTTCCTCGGTCCACtaccctctccaatcagattccttcttcttcaaccctttaccttttccacccatcacctctcagcttcttacttcatcacccaTGCCCCACATACCCGCCTTcccccctcacttggtctcacctgtcacctgccagcttgtccttcttcccttccccACTTTCTCATtcgggcttcttcccccttcctctcctgtcctgacgaagggcctcggtcCGCAACATCGACGGTTTATTCcgccccatagatgctgcctgacctgctgagttcctccagcgttcagTGTTAATGTTGCTCAGGATTTTCAGGATCTGCTGAATCTCTCATGTTTATTACGTAACTTTTGTAATGCTTCAACGGATGGGTTATGAAATTAACAGGGCTTCATTTCACCCATGAAGCTTTTGAGGCCTGCTGGTTGCAGATAATCATTTGTAAACATCCCTTCTTGCAGCCAGGCAGGACTTTCCGACTGTGGTAGGACCTGGATTTTACTGGATTTGCGCACTCCACCTGTATCATTTGAGGAGGTTCTGATTGGTTTCTCAAACCTGCTCTATTTTTATATTTATAGCTAGGGTGCCGAAGACTCCTGCACAGTGGAAGGCAACATGGAATGGAAAGCGAGAtcgtaaatctggtgggagagaaggatgttggaaatggtgagggtggaatgcCATGGGaaggattgctggggggtgggggggggggggaacgtgcgggtgcagacacacccggccctgagacaccaggcaagatcatttgattccaaccaattggtttattgatcattacagaatgtctctctggtgcttccctctcccttccccttttcccaaccacgattcccctctccctgcccccttcccactctcagtccacaacacagacccagatcagaatcaggtttatcatcactcacctgtgacatgaaatttgtttttttgtgtggcagcagtacagtgcaaaacataaaattactacggtACTGCGCAAAAGCCTTAgacaccccagctatatatatgtgctggATAATTTTCAACAATACTGTATGTTTTTACTTCGAGATACACCACGATAAAGGCCCCTTTTGGCCTAACAAGCCCACACAGCCTAATTACACCCATGCGACCAATTACCCTGCTGTAAGTGGGTGCCCAGGGTTGGTGATGGGCGGAAGAGCCCACTCTGGAGCTGCAGAATTCCATGACTCTATGCTGGCTTTACACGGAGGttgtgggttcaaatcccacaCCTGTGAGGTGGAGCAAATTGCGGGTTGATATTGTTTGTGCAGCACAGAgggatttgttttatatttagagGTACAGGCCCCCTGCAGCggcgctgaggctgtgggccGGCTCTGGGCTCCGTGTCTGCAGACTCCGCCATGTTTTGTTCTGCTGcgtgatgaactgaggccgaggctgtggcctgctccggctgctccggaCTGTAAGCTCTGCAATGATTTGCTCTGCTGCGTGATggactgaggccgaggctgtggcctgctccggctgctccggaCTGTAAGCTCTGCAATGATTTGCTCTGCTGCGTGATggactgaggccgaggctgtggcctgctccggctgctccgggcttcgtgtctgcggACTCACTTACGTTCTGAACGCTTCTGCTGTTCGCAT is part of the Hemitrygon akajei chromosome 25, sHemAka1.3, whole genome shotgun sequence genome and harbors:
- the LOC140716545 gene encoding G-protein coupled receptor 4-like, with the translated sequence MGNISEDSCQVDSRLDSLFPPTLYIFVIVIGLPTNCLALWAAYLQIKQKNELGVYLLNLSISDLLYIATLPPWINYFLHQDNWILGQESCKLFGFILYTNIYISIAFLSCISVDRYLAVAHPLRFAKIRRVKTAVVTSVVVWTIEIGANSAPLFHNELFEDRFNHTFCFEKYPMEKWVAQMNLYRVFIGFLFPWVLMLFSYQGILKAIKGNLSTEKGEKVKIKRLALSLIVILLLCFAPYHLILLLRSMMYLSSPQGCSFEENIFMAYHVSLALTSLNCVADPILYCLVNEGARNDVTRGLAPLLKFFTSSKSTDIARSVTLDTPLASKKSQYLNIELVVLREDCIQMKTLSV